The Schistocerca gregaria isolate iqSchGreg1 chromosome 1, iqSchGreg1.2, whole genome shotgun sequence genome includes a window with the following:
- the LOC126284288 gene encoding zinc finger MIZ domain-containing protein 1 isoform X7, which produces MLGYTAYREWSPGGGGGTAGAAGQHQQQLSVVTTVWGVTTSTQSGPAQQQGGVGVGVMGGYGQGKPPPAFAASGYPRQQPPTAYGTAGGPVQEASHAQFHGGGGASALSAAAMVAAATATATATASVVALHEQAAAAAQGQFPPQMQGMPQQYGYASQGGQRGHAPMTMGGAPPASMGMGPGVGPMGGMGVMGQHATQMMGGVPVGKMATVQGQGQMYPRRVAPYPSPTMHAAHKRQPHFTQQQAQPVSPAFSPASTTAPQYGSGGAYGGRAGPGPGPGPVPGFQQYGPPQTQQQQQQQHQQQQQQQQQQQQQQQHQHQQQQQQQVGVGASQFGTVRGAARQPTPPYASPMPGAGGAAGPGGGPFFCGVGAPFSPSYGAGTGAYQHSPVPGNPTPPLTPAASAPPYASPGSGADVKPSFPDVRPPMPMQKDDELRLTFPVRDGIILPPFRLEHNLAVSNHVFQLKPTVHQTLMWRSDLELQLKCFHHEDRQMNTNWPASVQVSVNATPLSIDRGENKTSHKPLYLKEVCQPGRNTIQITVSACCCSHLFVLQLVHRPSVRSVLQGLLRKRLLTAEHCISKIKRNFSSTASAGGGLGGDRDRDGVEQTALKVSLKCPITFKRITLPARGHDCKHIQCFDLESYLQLNCERGSWRCPVCNKPAQLEGLEVDQYMWGILNTISNSDMEEVTIDSAANWKPAKSVPGIKTEEENETCGAKRLGKAMSPGSMTLPTMNSWDVNHAMSPYIPPDMNSIASGSMMGGGPPPYGGTTPGTGGARPSPFDFGSNGPVGTQVPGAGVGATGDYAAGTGPLTHLSDSVNSLDPLNSVEKTLSEQMPHTPHTPHTPHTPGGAGGGNSGPPSVPPADTSGATSGAGTATSVTSATVSASAGAVPGTADTTSASSAAPSAADIPSDLNFDPAAVIDGEGQGQEALNLLPDNGVDPIELLSYLEPPDLATPPSSGASSNGGAGGGTPGGATTSDDILALFE; this is translated from the exons GACTGCTTACGGGACAGCAGGGGGGCCCGTCCAGGAGGCCAGTCACGCGCAGTTCCACGGTGGAGGCGGTGCGAGTGCGCTGAGTGCAGCTGCGATGGTGGCTGCTGCCACAGCCACAGCAACTGCCACTGCCAGTGTCGTCGCTCTGCACGaacaggctgctgctgctgcccaggGGCAGTTTCCACCGCAG ATGCAGGGAATGCCTCAGCAGTATGGTTATGCAAGTCAGGGAGGGCAAAGGGGGCATGCACCTATGACAATGGGGGGAGCACCACCAGCCAGCATGGGTATGGGTCCGGGAGTTGGTCCCATGGGAGGTATGGGAGTCATGGGTCAGCATGCGACCCAAATGATGGGAGGTGTACCAGTTGGCAAGATGGCAACGGTGCAG GGACAAGGTCAGATGTACCCACGGCGGGTGGCTCCTTACCCGAGCCCTACAATGCACGCTGCTCACAAACGGCAGCCACATTTCACACAGCAGCAAGCGCAGCCCGTTTCACCTGCATTTTCTCCTGCTAGCACTACTGCACCACAG TACGGGAGTGGCGGGGCTTACGGAGGTCGGGCGGGACCCGGCCCCGGTCCTGGCCCCGTGCCAGGATTCCAGCAGTACGGCCCCCCACaaacccagcagcagcagcagcagcagcaccaacagcagcagcagcagcagcaacagcagcaacaacagcagcagcaccaacaccagcagcagcagcagcaacaagtcGGTGTCGGAGCCAGCCAGTTCGGTACGGTGCGGGGTGCCGCACGCCAGCCCACTCCGCCGTACGCCTCTCCGATGCCCGGGGCCGGAGGGGCCGCAGGTCCAGGAGGTGGGCCGTTCTTCTGTGGAGTCGGTGCACCCTTCTCGCCTAGTTACGGGGCTGGGACGGGTGCTTACCAGCACAGCCCCGTACCTGGCAACCCCACACCACCTCTCACACCGGCGGCCAGTGCTCCACCTTACGCTTCGCCCGGTTCCGGAGCTGACGTGAAGCCCAGCTTCCCAGACGTCAGACCGCCGATGCCGATGCAGA AGGATGATGAATTAAGGCTGACATTTCCTGTTAGAGATGGCATCATCTTGCCTCCATTCCGGCTTGAGCACAATCTGGCTGTCAGTAACCATGTCTTCCAACTCAAACCAACTGTCCATCAGACACTCATGTGGCG GTCAGATTTAGAGTTGCAGCTCAAGTGCTTCCACCATGAAGATAGACAAATGAATACCAATTGGCCTGCAAGTGTGCAGGTTTCAGTGAATGCAACCCCACTGAGCATCGACCGTGGGGAAAATAAAACCTCGCACAAGCCACTTTACCTAAAAGAAGTTTGCCAGCCAGGAAGGAACACAATACAAATCACTGTCTCTGCCTGTTGCTGT TCTCACTTGTTTGTGTTGCAATTGGTGCATCGTCCCAGTGTGCGCAGTGTGCTCCAAGGTCTCCTGAGAAAACGATTGCTGACTGCTGAACATTGCATATCCAAAATTAAGCGCAATTTCAGCAGTACTGCTTCAGCAGGTGGAGGTTTAGGAGGAGACCGTGATCGTGATGGTGTTGAGCAGACAGCACTGAAG gtcTCCTTGAAATGCCCTATAACCTTTAAACGTATCACCTTACCCGCCCGAGGTCACGACTGCAAGCATATCCAGTGCTTTGATCTGGAATCTTACCTACAGTTGAACTGTGAGCGGGGTTCTTGGCGATGCCCTGTCTGCAA CAAACCTGCACAGCTTGAAGGACTTGAGGTGGATCAGTACATGTGGGGAATTCTGAACACAATCAGTAATAGTGACATGGAGGAAGTCACCATTGATTCTGCTGCTAACTGGAAACCGGCCAAAAGTGTACCAGGAATAAAG acgGAGGAGGAGAATGAAACATGTGGAGCTAAACGCCTTGGGAAAGCAATGTCTCCAGGTAGCATGACACTACCAACTATGAATAGTTGGGATGTCAACCATGCGATGTCTCCTTACATTCCTCCAGATATGAACA GTATTGCAAGTGGCTCGATGATGGGTGGTGGTCCTCCTCCATACGGAGGTACAACACCAGGAACAGGAGGAGCACGGCCTAGCCCGTTTGACTTTGGAAGCAATGGGCCTGTTGGCACGCAAGTGCCAGGAGCAGGAGTGGGGGCAACGGGTGATTATGCTGCCGGGACAGGACCTCTGACTCACCTCAGTGATTCTGTCAACTCCTTAGACCCACTTAACTCTGTGGAGAAGACGTTAAGTGAACAG ATGCCGCATACGCCACATACTCCTCACACGCCACATACCCCAGGAGGTGCAGGTGGTGGAAACTCCGGACCACCCAGTGTACCACCAGCTGACACTTCGGGAGCAACCTCAGGGGCGGGAACTGCGACATCAGTGACGTCGGCAACTGTGAGTGCGAGTGCGGGTGCTGTACCGGGAACAGCTGACACGACATCGGCGTCTTCAGCTGCACCGTCTGCAGCAGACATACCATCTGACCTCAACTTTGATCCAGCTGCTGTCATAGATGGTGAAGGACAAGGCCAAGAGGCTTTGAAT TTGCTTCCTGACAACGGTGTGGATCCTATAGAGCTGTTGTCGTACCTGGAACCGCCGGACCTGGCAACTCCGCCATCGAGTGGTGCGAGCAGCAATGGTGGAGCTGGCGGTGGAACTCCTGGTGGTGCCACCACAAGTGACGATATTCTTGCTTTGTTTGAATGA
- the LOC126284288 gene encoding zinc finger MIZ domain-containing protein 2 isoform X2, with amino-acid sequence MEWSPGGGGGTAGAAGQHQQQLSVVTTVWGVTTSTQSGPAQQQGGVGVGVMGGYGQGKPPPAFAASGYPRQQPPTAYGTAGGPVQEASHAQFHGGGGASALSAAAMVAAATATATATASVVALHEQAAAAAQGQFPPQMQGMPQQYGYASQGGQRGHAPMTMGGAPPASMGMGPGVGPMGGMGVMGQHATQMMGGVPVGKMATVQGQGQMYPRRVAPYPSPTMHAAHKRQPHFTQQQAQPVSPAFSPASTTAPQMVQLNVHQQSALFENLYGSGGAYGGRAGPGPGPGPVPGFQQYGPPQTQQQQQQQHQQQQQQQQQQQQQQQHQHQQQQQQQVGVGASQFGTVRGAARQPTPPYASPMPGAGGAAGPGGGPFFCGVGAPFSPSYGAGTGAYQHSPVPGNPTPPLTPAASAPPYASPGSGADVKPSFPDVRPPMPMQTAYMTNQPCWCEQPVFHHSCDKVSKFLQDDELRLTFPVRDGIILPPFRLEHNLAVSNHVFQLKPTVHQTLMWRSDLELQLKCFHHEDRQMNTNWPASVQVSVNATPLSIDRGENKTSHKPLYLKEVCQPGRNTIQITVSACCCSHLFVLQLVHRPSVRSVLQGLLRKRLLTAEHCISKIKRNFSSTASAGGGLGGDRDRDGVEQTALKVSLKCPITFKRITLPARGHDCKHIQCFDLESYLQLNCERGSWRCPVCNKPAQLEGLEVDQYMWGILNTISNSDMEEVTIDSAANWKPAKSVPGIKTEEENETCGAKRLGKAMSPGSMTLPTMNSWDVNHAMSPYIPPDMNSIASGSMMGGGPPPYGGTTPGTGGARPSPFDFGSNGPVGTQVPGAGVGATGDYAAGTGPLTHLSDSVNSLDPLNSVEKTLSEQMPHTPHTPHTPHTPGGAGGGNSGPPSVPPADTSGATSGAGTATSVTSATVSASAGAVPGTADTTSASSAAPSAADIPSDLNFDPAAVIDGEGQGQEALNLLPDNGVDPIELLSYLEPPDLATPPSSGASSNGGAGGGTPGGATTSDDILALFE; translated from the exons GACTGCTTACGGGACAGCAGGGGGGCCCGTCCAGGAGGCCAGTCACGCGCAGTTCCACGGTGGAGGCGGTGCGAGTGCGCTGAGTGCAGCTGCGATGGTGGCTGCTGCCACAGCCACAGCAACTGCCACTGCCAGTGTCGTCGCTCTGCACGaacaggctgctgctgctgcccaggGGCAGTTTCCACCGCAG ATGCAGGGAATGCCTCAGCAGTATGGTTATGCAAGTCAGGGAGGGCAAAGGGGGCATGCACCTATGACAATGGGGGGAGCACCACCAGCCAGCATGGGTATGGGTCCGGGAGTTGGTCCCATGGGAGGTATGGGAGTCATGGGTCAGCATGCGACCCAAATGATGGGAGGTGTACCAGTTGGCAAGATGGCAACGGTGCAG GGACAAGGTCAGATGTACCCACGGCGGGTGGCTCCTTACCCGAGCCCTACAATGCACGCTGCTCACAAACGGCAGCCACATTTCACACAGCAGCAAGCGCAGCCCGTTTCACCTGCATTTTCTCCTGCTAGCACTACTGCACCACAG ATGGTCCAACTAAACGTGCAccaacaatctgccctctttgaaaACCTG TACGGGAGTGGCGGGGCTTACGGAGGTCGGGCGGGACCCGGCCCCGGTCCTGGCCCCGTGCCAGGATTCCAGCAGTACGGCCCCCCACaaacccagcagcagcagcagcagcagcaccaacagcagcagcagcagcagcaacagcagcaacaacagcagcagcaccaacaccagcagcagcagcagcaacaagtcGGTGTCGGAGCCAGCCAGTTCGGTACGGTGCGGGGTGCCGCACGCCAGCCCACTCCGCCGTACGCCTCTCCGATGCCCGGGGCCGGAGGGGCCGCAGGTCCAGGAGGTGGGCCGTTCTTCTGTGGAGTCGGTGCACCCTTCTCGCCTAGTTACGGGGCTGGGACGGGTGCTTACCAGCACAGCCCCGTACCTGGCAACCCCACACCACCTCTCACACCGGCGGCCAGTGCTCCACCTTACGCTTCGCCCGGTTCCGGAGCTGACGTGAAGCCCAGCTTCCCAGACGTCAGACCGCCGATGCCGATGCAGA CTGCCTACATGACAAACCAGCCGTGCTGGTGTGAGCAACCAGTGTTTCATCACTCATGTGACAAGGTGTCCAAATTTTTGC AGGATGATGAATTAAGGCTGACATTTCCTGTTAGAGATGGCATCATCTTGCCTCCATTCCGGCTTGAGCACAATCTGGCTGTCAGTAACCATGTCTTCCAACTCAAACCAACTGTCCATCAGACACTCATGTGGCG GTCAGATTTAGAGTTGCAGCTCAAGTGCTTCCACCATGAAGATAGACAAATGAATACCAATTGGCCTGCAAGTGTGCAGGTTTCAGTGAATGCAACCCCACTGAGCATCGACCGTGGGGAAAATAAAACCTCGCACAAGCCACTTTACCTAAAAGAAGTTTGCCAGCCAGGAAGGAACACAATACAAATCACTGTCTCTGCCTGTTGCTGT TCTCACTTGTTTGTGTTGCAATTGGTGCATCGTCCCAGTGTGCGCAGTGTGCTCCAAGGTCTCCTGAGAAAACGATTGCTGACTGCTGAACATTGCATATCCAAAATTAAGCGCAATTTCAGCAGTACTGCTTCAGCAGGTGGAGGTTTAGGAGGAGACCGTGATCGTGATGGTGTTGAGCAGACAGCACTGAAG gtcTCCTTGAAATGCCCTATAACCTTTAAACGTATCACCTTACCCGCCCGAGGTCACGACTGCAAGCATATCCAGTGCTTTGATCTGGAATCTTACCTACAGTTGAACTGTGAGCGGGGTTCTTGGCGATGCCCTGTCTGCAA CAAACCTGCACAGCTTGAAGGACTTGAGGTGGATCAGTACATGTGGGGAATTCTGAACACAATCAGTAATAGTGACATGGAGGAAGTCACCATTGATTCTGCTGCTAACTGGAAACCGGCCAAAAGTGTACCAGGAATAAAG acgGAGGAGGAGAATGAAACATGTGGAGCTAAACGCCTTGGGAAAGCAATGTCTCCAGGTAGCATGACACTACCAACTATGAATAGTTGGGATGTCAACCATGCGATGTCTCCTTACATTCCTCCAGATATGAACA GTATTGCAAGTGGCTCGATGATGGGTGGTGGTCCTCCTCCATACGGAGGTACAACACCAGGAACAGGAGGAGCACGGCCTAGCCCGTTTGACTTTGGAAGCAATGGGCCTGTTGGCACGCAAGTGCCAGGAGCAGGAGTGGGGGCAACGGGTGATTATGCTGCCGGGACAGGACCTCTGACTCACCTCAGTGATTCTGTCAACTCCTTAGACCCACTTAACTCTGTGGAGAAGACGTTAAGTGAACAG ATGCCGCATACGCCACATACTCCTCACACGCCACATACCCCAGGAGGTGCAGGTGGTGGAAACTCCGGACCACCCAGTGTACCACCAGCTGACACTTCGGGAGCAACCTCAGGGGCGGGAACTGCGACATCAGTGACGTCGGCAACTGTGAGTGCGAGTGCGGGTGCTGTACCGGGAACAGCTGACACGACATCGGCGTCTTCAGCTGCACCGTCTGCAGCAGACATACCATCTGACCTCAACTTTGATCCAGCTGCTGTCATAGATGGTGAAGGACAAGGCCAAGAGGCTTTGAAT TTGCTTCCTGACAACGGTGTGGATCCTATAGAGCTGTTGTCGTACCTGGAACCGCCGGACCTGGCAACTCCGCCATCGAGTGGTGCGAGCAGCAATGGTGGAGCTGGCGGTGGAACTCCTGGTGGTGCCACCACAAGTGACGATATTCTTGCTTTGTTTGAATGA
- the LOC126284288 gene encoding zinc finger MIZ domain-containing protein 1 isoform X5 — protein MLGYTAYREWSPGGGGGTAGAAGQHQQQLSVVTTVWGVTTSTQSGPAQQQGGVGVGVMGGYGQGKPPPAFAASGYPRQQPPTAYGTAGGPVQEASHAQFHGGGGASALSAAAMVAAATATATATASVVALHEQAAAAAQGQFPPQMQGMPQQYGYASQGGQRGHAPMTMGGAPPASMGMGPGVGPMGGMGVMGQHATQMMGGVPVGKMATVQGQGQMYPRRVAPYPSPTMHAAHKRQPHFTQQQAQPVSPAFSPASTTAPQMVQLNVHQQSALFENLYGSGGAYGGRAGPGPGPGPVPGFQQYGPPQTQQQQQQQHQQQQQQQQQQQQQQQHQHQQQQQQQVGVGASQFGTVRGAARQPTPPYASPMPGAGGAAGPGGGPFFCGVGAPFSPSYGAGTGAYQHSPVPGNPTPPLTPAASAPPYASPGSGADVKPSFPDVRPPMPMQKDDELRLTFPVRDGIILPPFRLEHNLAVSNHVFQLKPTVHQTLMWRSDLELQLKCFHHEDRQMNTNWPASVQVSVNATPLSIDRGENKTSHKPLYLKEVCQPGRNTIQITVSACCCSHLFVLQLVHRPSVRSVLQGLLRKRLLTAEHCISKIKRNFSSTASAGGGLGGDRDRDGVEQTALKVSLKCPITFKRITLPARGHDCKHIQCFDLESYLQLNCERGSWRCPVCNKPAQLEGLEVDQYMWGILNTISNSDMEEVTIDSAANWKPAKSVPGIKTEEENETCGAKRLGKAMSPGSMTLPTMNSWDVNHAMSPYIPPDMNSIASGSMMGGGPPPYGGTTPGTGGARPSPFDFGSNGPVGTQVPGAGVGATGDYAAGTGPLTHLSDSVNSLDPLNSVEKTLSEQMPHTPHTPHTPHTPGGAGGGNSGPPSVPPADTSGATSGAGTATSVTSATVSASAGAVPGTADTTSASSAAPSAADIPSDLNFDPAAVIDGEGQGQEALNLLPDNGVDPIELLSYLEPPDLATPPSSGASSNGGAGGGTPGGATTSDDILALFE, from the exons GACTGCTTACGGGACAGCAGGGGGGCCCGTCCAGGAGGCCAGTCACGCGCAGTTCCACGGTGGAGGCGGTGCGAGTGCGCTGAGTGCAGCTGCGATGGTGGCTGCTGCCACAGCCACAGCAACTGCCACTGCCAGTGTCGTCGCTCTGCACGaacaggctgctgctgctgcccaggGGCAGTTTCCACCGCAG ATGCAGGGAATGCCTCAGCAGTATGGTTATGCAAGTCAGGGAGGGCAAAGGGGGCATGCACCTATGACAATGGGGGGAGCACCACCAGCCAGCATGGGTATGGGTCCGGGAGTTGGTCCCATGGGAGGTATGGGAGTCATGGGTCAGCATGCGACCCAAATGATGGGAGGTGTACCAGTTGGCAAGATGGCAACGGTGCAG GGACAAGGTCAGATGTACCCACGGCGGGTGGCTCCTTACCCGAGCCCTACAATGCACGCTGCTCACAAACGGCAGCCACATTTCACACAGCAGCAAGCGCAGCCCGTTTCACCTGCATTTTCTCCTGCTAGCACTACTGCACCACAG ATGGTCCAACTAAACGTGCAccaacaatctgccctctttgaaaACCTG TACGGGAGTGGCGGGGCTTACGGAGGTCGGGCGGGACCCGGCCCCGGTCCTGGCCCCGTGCCAGGATTCCAGCAGTACGGCCCCCCACaaacccagcagcagcagcagcagcagcaccaacagcagcagcagcagcagcaacagcagcaacaacagcagcagcaccaacaccagcagcagcagcagcaacaagtcGGTGTCGGAGCCAGCCAGTTCGGTACGGTGCGGGGTGCCGCACGCCAGCCCACTCCGCCGTACGCCTCTCCGATGCCCGGGGCCGGAGGGGCCGCAGGTCCAGGAGGTGGGCCGTTCTTCTGTGGAGTCGGTGCACCCTTCTCGCCTAGTTACGGGGCTGGGACGGGTGCTTACCAGCACAGCCCCGTACCTGGCAACCCCACACCACCTCTCACACCGGCGGCCAGTGCTCCACCTTACGCTTCGCCCGGTTCCGGAGCTGACGTGAAGCCCAGCTTCCCAGACGTCAGACCGCCGATGCCGATGCAGA AGGATGATGAATTAAGGCTGACATTTCCTGTTAGAGATGGCATCATCTTGCCTCCATTCCGGCTTGAGCACAATCTGGCTGTCAGTAACCATGTCTTCCAACTCAAACCAACTGTCCATCAGACACTCATGTGGCG GTCAGATTTAGAGTTGCAGCTCAAGTGCTTCCACCATGAAGATAGACAAATGAATACCAATTGGCCTGCAAGTGTGCAGGTTTCAGTGAATGCAACCCCACTGAGCATCGACCGTGGGGAAAATAAAACCTCGCACAAGCCACTTTACCTAAAAGAAGTTTGCCAGCCAGGAAGGAACACAATACAAATCACTGTCTCTGCCTGTTGCTGT TCTCACTTGTTTGTGTTGCAATTGGTGCATCGTCCCAGTGTGCGCAGTGTGCTCCAAGGTCTCCTGAGAAAACGATTGCTGACTGCTGAACATTGCATATCCAAAATTAAGCGCAATTTCAGCAGTACTGCTTCAGCAGGTGGAGGTTTAGGAGGAGACCGTGATCGTGATGGTGTTGAGCAGACAGCACTGAAG gtcTCCTTGAAATGCCCTATAACCTTTAAACGTATCACCTTACCCGCCCGAGGTCACGACTGCAAGCATATCCAGTGCTTTGATCTGGAATCTTACCTACAGTTGAACTGTGAGCGGGGTTCTTGGCGATGCCCTGTCTGCAA CAAACCTGCACAGCTTGAAGGACTTGAGGTGGATCAGTACATGTGGGGAATTCTGAACACAATCAGTAATAGTGACATGGAGGAAGTCACCATTGATTCTGCTGCTAACTGGAAACCGGCCAAAAGTGTACCAGGAATAAAG acgGAGGAGGAGAATGAAACATGTGGAGCTAAACGCCTTGGGAAAGCAATGTCTCCAGGTAGCATGACACTACCAACTATGAATAGTTGGGATGTCAACCATGCGATGTCTCCTTACATTCCTCCAGATATGAACA GTATTGCAAGTGGCTCGATGATGGGTGGTGGTCCTCCTCCATACGGAGGTACAACACCAGGAACAGGAGGAGCACGGCCTAGCCCGTTTGACTTTGGAAGCAATGGGCCTGTTGGCACGCAAGTGCCAGGAGCAGGAGTGGGGGCAACGGGTGATTATGCTGCCGGGACAGGACCTCTGACTCACCTCAGTGATTCTGTCAACTCCTTAGACCCACTTAACTCTGTGGAGAAGACGTTAAGTGAACAG ATGCCGCATACGCCACATACTCCTCACACGCCACATACCCCAGGAGGTGCAGGTGGTGGAAACTCCGGACCACCCAGTGTACCACCAGCTGACACTTCGGGAGCAACCTCAGGGGCGGGAACTGCGACATCAGTGACGTCGGCAACTGTGAGTGCGAGTGCGGGTGCTGTACCGGGAACAGCTGACACGACATCGGCGTCTTCAGCTGCACCGTCTGCAGCAGACATACCATCTGACCTCAACTTTGATCCAGCTGCTGTCATAGATGGTGAAGGACAAGGCCAAGAGGCTTTGAAT TTGCTTCCTGACAACGGTGTGGATCCTATAGAGCTGTTGTCGTACCTGGAACCGCCGGACCTGGCAACTCCGCCATCGAGTGGTGCGAGCAGCAATGGTGGAGCTGGCGGTGGAACTCCTGGTGGTGCCACCACAAGTGACGATATTCTTGCTTTGTTTGAATGA